Within Microterricola gilva, the genomic segment GAGCTCGACGAGACGAAGGTGATCATGGCCCAGTTCGACGCCGAGGAGAAGGCCGAGCGGAAGAAGCGCAAGGCGGCCGGCCACGGCGGTTCAGTCGCTCCCGCCGGTGATCCGACGGGTACCGGCTCGCCACCGGCCGCCACCGGGTGACGCAGACGCCGCCCTCGGGCGAGTGGTCTGTGTTCACCCAAACGTCAGGTAGTATTGATCTTGTAGCGCGGGGTGGAGCAGTTCGGTAGCTCGCTGGGCTCATAACCCAGAGGTCGCAGGTTCAAATCCTGTCCCCGCAACAGATGCGTTGTTCGCGAAACTATTCGCAGAACTACCCACAAAGAATCGCCCTCGAGGAAACTCGAGGGCGATTTTGTGTTTTCGGGGTGCTTTCATCTCGGGTTTCGACGTCTGCAGGATCGTGACGATGATCTGGGCCGCGCCCATGCCGCGGACGCGGCGCCGGTTCGCGGACTGGATGTCCTCGGTGCCGCCGGCCTTGATCTGGGCGTTCAGGGACTCGATCGAGTTGCGGGCGTGGGTGTGGAACGTGTCCCACTCGAGGGTGCCGTAGTCGAAGGCCTGCTGGCAGATCTTGTCTTCGAAGTCGGGCAGGTCAGCGGCGTCCACGCAGTTCGCGCAGCGGGCGGGTGACGGTCGGGCTGGGGCCGAGCGCGGGGCAGAGCAGCATGGTTCGTCCTTTGGCGTCTGCTTGCTCTGGTCATAGTTCGGAAGCGAGGTTACCGAACGAGCACTCGCGCTCAGCGCCCAAGCCATCACGTCGAAGGACACCGCGCTAGATCAGTCCCCGGGGCTTGATCCCCTGGGCTGACGAGGAAATCAGAATGTCCAATCTCTTTTGCCTCGTTTCTTCTTTCTTCGCGCTCATGACCCACCAGACTGCATCGCGCCTATATGACGGTGCGAACACCGAAAACCTCTCCCAAGCGGTCTGATGTCCCTTGAACCTCTGCTCATATGCGGCGTCTAGCTGCACTTTTCGTGTTTCAGGTGAGTAGCCTTGAGTGTCCTTTCGACTGTTGAACAGTTCCAGCCCTTCTGGCCGCAGCTTGCCCAACTGCATCAACGCTTCAGCTTTTTTGACGTTGACGGAACTCCACACGCTATTCCGCTTGCGGGGTGTGAAACGCACTTTGTAACTGTCACTGTCGACACTCTTTCTGAGCCCATCAATCCACCCAAAGCACAGTGCCACGTCGACAGCTTCAGGCCATGTCTGGCTCACTCTCCCTGAGTTCTTCTTATGAAACAGCACCCACGCTTCAGCGTCTGGCGGTGGTGTGCTTCGAGCCACTCGCTGAAGGCCTCGGCGTCGCTGAAGAATAGCGTGTCGACCATTATCGTCTCCTAGCTGGCTGGGTTCCGGTCCAACCACTCGAGGATCGCATTCGTTGTTTCGCTGCGGCGTTCCTGCTGTACCCAGTGGCCGCTGTCAAAGCTGAGCTCTTCGACATTTGGAACGAACGCAGATAGCTGCTCTGAACGGGCGACAGCGTCACGAAGACCGTAGATCATGAGAGCGGGTTGGTGGATGATGGGGTCGGCGTCTGCGAGCAAGTGCCAGTTTCGATTGAGGTTGCGGTACCAGTTGATGCCACCCGTAAACCCTGAATGTTTGAACGCGGATTCGTAGACTGCCAGTTCATTCTCACTGAGCAGAGGTTCGCCAAGAGGAGCGGTGTCTCTGGCAGTTTCGATCAGCGCCATGCCCGGTTTCGGGGGCATGAGCGGCTCGTCCCTGCGGTAGAGGTTGTTGATAAAGCGTGCGGGCTCTGCGTCGAATACCGCGTCAGCAACACCCGGCTGCTTGTTGAAGTGTACGAAGTAGTAGTCGCTTCCTAGCACCGCCTCCATGAAATCGAGCCACGGCATTTCGCCACGTGCGAGGTAGGGCAAGCTGAGCGCCACGACCCTGTCGACACGGTGTGGGTACAGCAGCGTGAAGCTCCACACGATAAACGCACCCCAGTCGTGACCGATGAAGGTTGCGCGCTCATAGCCGAAGTGGTCAAGCAGTGCCGCGAGGTCGCCCGTCAGGTGCTCGATATCGTAATCGACGACCTCTTCCGGCCTCGTTGAATTACCAAATCCGCGCTGGTTAGGAGCGATCACATGGTACCCGGCTGCAACAAGGGCCGGGATCTGAAAACGCCACGTGTATGCAAGGTCAGGCCATCCGTGACAGAGCACAATCGGGTTTCCTGCGTTCTCGTGGCCAGCCTCGAAGACTTCAAGATCAACACCATTCACGGTGATCACGGTGGCGTCAGGAAAGGGAATTTCATGCGTAAACGTGTTCATTTTTCAAAGGTAATGACATAAATAGGCCACCTATTGACCGGTTTATCTGGGAACATACAAATCGTGAAATCTGATCGTTTGGTGGCCATCCTCCTTCTGCTGCAGCGGCGTGAGCAGGTCACGGCTGCAGAGGTCGCAAAAGAACTGGAGATTTCTGAACGCACCGCTCGCCGTGATCTCGATGCCCTGGGTGTGGCAGGCATCCCCGTCTACTCGATTCAGGGTCGTTCTGGCGGGTGGCGTCTCCTGGGGGGTGGGCGCACCGACCTTTCAGGGCTCACCGCGAGCGAGGCTCGCGCCCTGTTTCTCGTTGCTGGACCAGCGGCAGCCGCGGAGGCCGCAGCGCCAGAGCTGAAAGCATCTCTTCGAAAACTCGTCCGAGCCTTGCCTGAGACGTTTCGTACACAGGCCGAGTCGGCGGCGTCTTCCATGATCGTGGATTCGCAACCTTGGGGTGCAACGGGGGCCGCAAACCCGCCGCCACCGTTCATTGACGTTCTGCAAGACGCAGTCATCCGCGGCGTGCAGGCGCAGCTCAGCTACGTTGATAGCGCTGGCAAAGAGTCCGAGCGAATCGTGCATCCCCTGGGGCTAGTGGTGAAGGACTCGCGCTGGTATCTCGTTGCTCATGCTGACGCAGGTCGGCGTACCTTCCGCCTGGACCGTGTCACTGCCGTGGTCCCAAGCGAGACCCCCGTTCACCGAGTGGAAGACTTCGATCTCACGAAAAGCTGGCGCGACCTCACCGCCGAAGCTGAGCGCCACCGTACAGTCGTCGACGTGCACGCGAACTGTGCCCCCGAAGGGCTTGGCTTTCTCCAAATCGCAGTCGGTGACAACCTCGAAATCGGGCGCCGTGCTCCACGAGATCCGCGTCGGATCCGCGCACGAGTTCGATCCCGAGCTGGCCCTCCTGGTGAGCACCTCGGGATCGACGGGCTCTCCGAAGCTCGTTCGACTCTCTCGCGAGAACCTCGCAAGCAACGCCGTCGCGATCGCCGAGTACCTCCGGCTCACCCCGTCCGACCGGGCCGCGACCACCCTGCCGATGCACTACTGCTACGGGCTCTCGGTCATCAACAGCCATCTGCTCTCCGGCGCGAGCGTCGTGCTCACCAGCCGCTCGGTGACCGAGCCCGCCTTCTGGGAGGAGGCGCTCTCGAACCAGATCACCTCATTCGCCGGCGTGCCATATACCTTCGAGCTGCTGGAGAAGGGCGGGTTCACCGAGAGGATGCCGGCGAGCATCCGATACCTGACACAGGCGGGAGGGCGGCTGGCACCAGAGGCCGTGCGCCGTTTCGCCCGGCTCGGTGAGCGTCGCGGCTTCGAGTTCTTCGTGATGTACGGACAGACCGAGGCGACCGCGCGGATGGCGTACGTGCCGGCGGAGCTGGCCGAGCAGGCTGCTGGAGCCATCGGCCGACCGATCCACGCTGGGCGGCTCCGCATCGACGCGGAGCCGGGGGCGGAGATCGGCGAGCTCGTCTACGAGGGCCCCAACGTGATGCTCGGCTATGCCGAGAGCCCGGCCGACTTCGCCCTCGGCCGAACGGTGCACGAGCTTCGCACCGGCGACCTCGCCAGGCAGCGCGCCGACGGCCTGTTCGAGGTCGTCGGACGGATGAACCGGTTCGTGAAGGTCTACGGCCTGCGGGTCGACCTCGATGCCGTCCAACGACTGCTCGCCGAGGAGGGCATCGAGACGCGCACGGCGAGCGCGGGGGAGTGCCTGCTCGTCTTCGTCCGTGTCGAACGCCAGGTGCAGGAGGCGCGCACCCGCGCCGCGGCCCTGCTCGGCATCCCCGTCCACGCCGTGCGTGCCTACCCCATCTCGGAGTTCCCGTGCACGTCGAGCGGCAAGCCAGACTTCGGTGCCCTCGTCCGCTACGCCGGTCTGCTCGACGAGCGCTCCGCGACGGCGGACGGCGACGACGACGCGGTCACGGCCGAGACCATCCGGGATCTGTACATCGAGCTGCTCGGCAACCCGGATGCGAGCGTTGACGACAGCTTCGCCGGCCTCGGCGGGGACTCGCTGAGCTACGTCGAGGCCTCGCTCCGCCTCGAGGATCTGCTCGGCCGACTCCCCAGCGACTGGCCGTCCCGCCCGGCCAGTCGGCTGGCGGCATCGCACACGCCCGGTGCAGCTGCAGGCGGCGGGGCACCAGACGCGCGCGGGCCCGAGCAGCGGACGGCCAGGCGCTCGTTCGTTCCTCGCGTCGAGACTCCGGCGGTGTTGCGCGCTGTCGCGATCGTGCTGATCGTCGCCACCCACGCCGATCTGATCGCGGTGAAGGGCGGCGCGCACCTGTTGCTCGCTGTCGCCGGCTACAACCTGGCCCGCTTCCAGCTCGCGGACGTGCCCGGTGCGACGCGGGTCCGCCGACTGCTGCGGAGTGCGGCGCAGATCGCGATTCCGGCCGTGCTCTGGATCGGCGCGGTTGCGGTGATCAGCGGTAAGTACAGCTGGACGACCGTGCTGCTCCTGAACAACCTGGTTCCAGGGGACGGCCGCTGGAACGAGCAGTGGCAGTTCTGGTTCCTCGAGGCCGCGGTGTGGGCGATGCTCGGCCTGGCCTGCCTGTTCGCGGTGCGCCCCATCGATCGCCTGGAGCGTCGGCACCCCTGGGCGTTCGCCGTCGCCCTGCTCGTGCTGACCCTCGCGGTTCGGCTTGCGCTGACCGGAATCGAGGCGCAGCGGGTCGACCGCTACACGGCGTTGCTCGTGTTCTGGTGCCTCGTGCTCGGCTGGGTCGTCGCTCGGGCGACGTCCACGGGGAAACGCATCGCGGTCTCCGTCATGGTCGTGGTCGCCACCGTCGGGTTCTTCGGCGAACCGCTCCGCGAAGCCGTCATCGTCGTGGGGCTGCTCGTCCTGATCTGGGCGCCGCAACTGCGGATGCCGCGCCCGCTCGTTCCGATGGTCCGCCTGCTGGCGGGCGCGTCCCTCTTCATCTACCTGACCCACTGGGTCGTCTACCCGGCGTGGGAGCAGTCAGCGCCCTGGCTCGGGACGGCCCTGTCGCTGCTGGTCGGGATCGCTGCGTGGTACGGCTACCGCTTCGCCGAGAGCGCCGTGGGCACCGCGCGCGCCCGACGTCAGCGGGCGACGCCGGCGCCGAGCGTTCCGGATGCCGTCGCCGCCGGGTAGAGCACGACTCCACCATCGACGCGGATGGCCACGGCGCCGCCGGCTGGGAAACGGTGAGCGTCGTACAGCGGCACCCGATGGGTGAGCGTGAACCCGTCTCCGAGGCTGAGATCGAGCTCGACGGCGCTGCCATTCTGGCGCGCGGCCACGACTCGGGCGTCGCCGTCGCCGTCCGATTCACGCACGTGCAGCTGGGCGGGGCGGAGCATCGCGCGCACGGGCTCGGTGCCATGGCTGTGGTCGTGGCGGACGTGCAGCTCACCCAAGGCGCAGACCGCCCGCGCGGGGCCGCTCGTGTGGGCAGGCAGGAAGAGGGCGGTGCCGAGGAACTCGGCGACGGCGGCGTTGATCGGCGCGTCGAACACCTCAGACGGGGGACCGGCCTGGACGAGGCGCCCGGCTGAGATCACGGCGAGCTGCTGCCCGAACGACAACGCCTCCTCCTGGTCGTGAGTGACGAGGATGGTGGTCACGCCGCTACGTTCCAACGCCGTGACCATCGCCGCCCGTGTGTGCGCCCGCAGCCCGGTGTCGAGAGCCGAGAACGGTTCGTCGAGGAGGATCACGGTCGGTGCCGGCGCAAGCGCCCTGGCGAGTGCCACGCGTTGCTGCTGGCCGCCGGACAACTGGTGCGGGTACCGGTCCAACAGCTCGAGGTCGAGCGAGGTGAGGTCCATCACCTCGCGGACTCGCGCATCCCGTCCGGGTGACCGGCGCAGCCCGAACGCGATGTTGCTGCGCACGGTGAGGTGAGGGAACAGCGCGCCGTCCTGGGCGACGTAGCCGATGCCGCGCCGATGCGCGCTGACAGTCGACACGGGGTTCGCGAGGACACGGCCGTCGAGGCTGACGGTTCCCGTGCTCGGACCTTCGAAGCCCGCGATGATCCGGAGGAGCGTGCTCTTGCCGCTGCCGGAGGCGCCGACGATCGCGAGCCGCGTTCCGCGCTCGACCGCGACGCTGACATCGGTGAGCACCGTCGTGGCGCCGAACGATTTCGACACATCGGTCAGTTGAAGCATCATCGGCTCCTCCGAGCTTTGACTTGGGCGAACATGAGCACGACCGCCGGGACGGACAGGAGGACCAGCGTGATGGCGTACGGTGCTGCCGCGGCGTAGTCGATCGCTGACGCCGCCGCCCAGAAACCGGTCGCGACGGTGCGGGTGCCTGTGGGTGCCAACAGCAGAGTCGCGGTGAGTTCGTTCGCCGCCCCGAGCGCGACCAGTGCTGCACCGGCCGCGAGGGAGGGCAGCAGCAGCGGCATGGTGACACGTAGCTTCGCCCGGAACGGGGAGACGCCCAGCGAGCGGGCGACCTCCTCGAGGTTCTCCGGAATCTGTGCGATTCCGGCCCGGACGGACACGAGCGCACGGGGCAGGAAGATGATCACATACGCCGCCATCACGGTGAACACCGTTTGGTACATGGCCGGCAGCACACGAAGAGTGAATGTCACGAGCGCCAGCGCCACGATGATCGCCGGCAGGCTGCTGGCCACGTAGTAGGCGCCCTCCAGAGCTCGCGCAGTACGGCCCGGGTAGCGGGCAGCGATCCACGCGATGGGCAGAGCGACGATGAGTGCCGCAACGGCACCGCCGACGGAGAGCGCGATGGTCTGCCACGTGGCATTCAGCAGCGGTTGCCAATCGGCGGCGTCGGTGGCGAACAGCCAACGAGCGACGTTCGCCAGCGGCACGACCACCGCGGCGCCGACGAGCCCAACGAGGGCAGCGACGACGAGCGGTGTCGCCCGGCCGAGCTCGACCCGGCCGGCCGGTTGCGGCGTTCCGCTGCCGACCCTGGCGTACCTCAGGCGTCCACGTGCAGCGGCCTCGATGACGAGCACCACGAAGCAGAGTGTGGCAAGCACCACGCCGAGTGCTGCCGCGTTCGGGCCGGCGAAGGTCGCCTGGTAGGCAACGACGATCGCGGTCGTGAAGGTCTCGAAGCGGAGGAACGCGAACGCGCCGTACTCGGCGAGCAGGTGCAGCGCGACGACAAGGCCGCCACCGAGCATTGCCAGACGCAGCTGCGGCAGGACGACCCGCGAGAAGACGCGCCATCCGTTCATCCCGAGGGACCTGGCGGACTCTTCGAGAGCGGGGTCGAGCCCGCGGAGCGCGGCCAACGCCGGCAGGTACACCAGCGGGTAGTACGCAAGCGTGGCCACGAGCAGGCCGCCGCCGAGGCCGTGGATGGACGGGATCGCACTGGCCCAGCCGTAGCTGGCCACGAACGCCGGGATCGTCAGCGGCACAACCAGCAGCACGGCGAACAGGCGCCGAGCCGGCAGGTTCGTGCGCTCAACGAGCCACGCGCCGCCGATGCCGAGGACGACCGTGCACGGTACGCCGAGCACGACCAGCAGGACGGTGTTGGCGAGCAGCTCGCCGACGCGCGGCCGGAACACCAGCTCGGCGAACTGCTCCCAGCCCATGGCGAATGCCGCCTGGATGACGTAGCCGACGGGGATCAGGGCGGCGGCCGCGAACAGTGCCGCGAGCACGACAAGGCCGACGGGGGGACGCTTCTGGTCGCGTGCCCCCGTCGGCTGTGGTGTCGTCGTCAGCGTCAGAGCAGCCCGGCCTCGGTCATCAGCTCGACGACGTCGGCACCGTTCAGTGTCGATGGGTCGATGGTCGGCGCGTCCAGCGTGTCGAGCGCCGGCAGCGGGGACCTGGCGGGGATGCCGGTGCTGACGGGGTACTCGAAGCTGTATCCCTCGCCGAGGATGGTCTGGCCGGCCGTGCCGGCGAGCCATGCGAGGAACTGCTGAGCCTCCTCCGCGTGCGTGCTGGACTTCAGCACCCCACCACCGGAGATGCTGACGAATGCGCCGGGATCCTGGTTCCCGAAGTAGTGCAGCTTCGTGTTCC encodes:
- a CDS encoding YdeI/OmpD-associated family protein yields the protein MSQTWPEAVDVALCFGWIDGLRKSVDSDSYKVRFTPRKRNSVWSSVNVKKAEALMQLGKLRPEGLELFNSRKDTQGYSPETRKVQLDAAYEQRFKGHQTAWERFSVFAPSYRRDAVWWVMSAKKEETRQKRLDILISSSAQGIKPRGLI
- a CDS encoding alpha/beta fold hydrolase encodes the protein MNTFTHEIPFPDATVITVNGVDLEVFEAGHENAGNPIVLCHGWPDLAYTWRFQIPALVAAGYHVIAPNQRGFGNSTRPEEVVDYDIEHLTGDLAALLDHFGYERATFIGHDWGAFIVWSFTLLYPHRVDRVVALSLPYLARGEMPWLDFMEAVLGSDYYFVHFNKQPGVADAVFDAEPARFINNLYRRDEPLMPPKPGMALIETARDTAPLGEPLLSENELAVYESAFKHSGFTGGINWYRNLNRNWHLLADADPIIHQPALMIYGLRDAVARSEQLSAFVPNVEELSFDSGHWVQQERRSETTNAILEWLDRNPAS
- a CDS encoding AMP-binding protein, which gives rise to MTTSKSGAVLHEIRVGSAHEFDPELALLVSTSGSTGSPKLVRLSRENLASNAVAIAEYLRLTPSDRAATTLPMHYCYGLSVINSHLLSGASVVLTSRSVTEPAFWEEALSNQITSFAGVPYTFELLEKGGFTERMPASIRYLTQAGGRLAPEAVRRFARLGERRGFEFFVMYGQTEATARMAYVPAELAEQAAGAIGRPIHAGRLRIDAEPGAEIGELVYEGPNVMLGYAESPADFALGRTVHELRTGDLARQRADGLFEVVGRMNRFVKVYGLRVDLDAVQRLLAEEGIETRTASAGECLLVFVRVERQVQEARTRAAALLGIPVHAVRAYPISEFPCTSSGKPDFGALVRYAGLLDERSATADGDDDAVTAETIRDLYIELLGNPDASVDDSFAGLGGDSLSYVEASLRLEDLLGRLPSDWPSRPASRLAASHTPGAAAGGGAPDARGPEQRTARRSFVPRVETPAVLRAVAIVLIVATHADLIAVKGGAHLLLAVAGYNLARFQLADVPGATRVRRLLRSAAQIAIPAVLWIGAVAVISGKYSWTTVLLLNNLVPGDGRWNEQWQFWFLEAAVWAMLGLACLFAVRPIDRLERRHPWAFAVALLVLTLAVRLALTGIEAQRVDRYTALLVFWCLVLGWVVARATSTGKRIAVSVMVVVATVGFFGEPLREAVIVVGLLVLIWAPQLRMPRPLVPMVRLLAGASLFIYLTHWVVYPAWEQSAPWLGTALSLLVGIAAWYGYRFAESAVGTARARRQRATPAPSVPDAVAAG
- a CDS encoding ABC transporter ATP-binding protein, whose product is MLQLTDVSKSFGATTVLTDVSVAVERGTRLAIVGASGSGKSTLLRIIAGFEGPSTGTVSLDGRVLANPVSTVSAHRRGIGYVAQDGALFPHLTVRSNIAFGLRRSPGRDARVREVMDLTSLDLELLDRYPHQLSGGQQQRVALARALAPAPTVILLDEPFSALDTGLRAHTRAAMVTALERSGVTTILVTHDQEEALSFGQQLAVISAGRLVQAGPPSEVFDAPINAAVAEFLGTALFLPAHTSGPARAVCALGELHVRHDHSHGTEPVRAMLRPAQLHVRESDGDGDARVVAARQNGSAVELDLSLGDGFTLTHRVPLYDAHRFPAGGAVAIRVDGGVVLYPAATASGTLGAGVAR
- a CDS encoding ABC transporter permease yields the protein MLAALFAAAALIPVGYVIQAAFAMGWEQFAELVFRPRVGELLANTVLLVVLGVPCTVVLGIGGAWLVERTNLPARRLFAVLLVVPLTIPAFVASYGWASAIPSIHGLGGGLLVATLAYYPLVYLPALAALRGLDPALEESARSLGMNGWRVFSRVVLPQLRLAMLGGGLVVALHLLAEYGAFAFLRFETFTTAIVVAYQATFAGPNAAALGVVLATLCFVVLVIEAAARGRLRYARVGSGTPQPAGRVELGRATPLVVAALVGLVGAAVVVPLANVARWLFATDAADWQPLLNATWQTIALSVGGAVAALIVALPIAWIAARYPGRTARALEGAYYVASSLPAIIVALALVTFTLRVLPAMYQTVFTVMAAYVIIFLPRALVSVRAGIAQIPENLEEVARSLGVSPFRAKLRVTMPLLLPSLAAGAALVALGAANELTATLLLAPTGTRTVATGFWAAASAIDYAAAAPYAITLVLLSVPAVVLMFAQVKARRSR